DNA sequence from the Plectropomus leopardus isolate mb unplaced genomic scaffold, YSFRI_Pleo_2.0 unplaced_scaffold11612, whole genome shotgun sequence genome:
ttaaatgtctgtattttatgtttaaaaatacagtattaaaaTATACTGATGTGCTTTGGGAtgaatatatatgtacacaacATATACATGTACAATATAAGCATATATTATATCTttacatatataacatttttaaaagaaatatgttgATATATGGTGTAATGCCTGGCTGTACCTTTGAAAAAATAGACTTTCTCTTTTCCATTGTGACCTGGAGCGGGCAGAGCAAATGCTGCATCCACATGATCAGGAATTTTGTCAAAGCCCACGCTGATATCTCGAGGATAGTCCTCATCCAGCACGCCGTTATCAAACCTCCAGTACTTGTTTCCCTAatgaacattttgatttgtttaaacattaaattgttAACACAAGAGGGAGCTGGTATTCATGATAGACTAATACCAACTCATTTCCAGTGTCCCTACCTTGAAGATATAAGTCTTTCCTTGACAGTTGATGCGTGTGAAGGCAGCATCAATAGGCCCGCTGATGCCCCACACGTCCTTTATGAGCTTTGGATAACCAGGAAGCACCGACTTCTGGTCCAGTTCAAAACAGTAGTCCCCTAGAAAAAGTTCATAAGCATGTTTCCTTGCAACAGAACTTAGACTTAAAGTTTTGCCGGCTATTCAATGTCTGATTACTTCATTTGAATATTGGGTGATCACTCACCTCTGAAGGCGTATATAGAGCCATTTTTCAGCTGCATGAAGGAGTCAAAAGGCCTCCCACTGCAGGCCACGGCGTCAGGGTCAGGGGCTGCGGTGGTACCTGTTGTGACAGGAACAGTGGTCGTCTCAGCTGAATCAGTCGTAGGGTGTTTAGCTGTGCTGGGGAGCATTTGTGCCGAGGGGTCCGTCTGCGAAATGGAGGTTTTCTGTGTAACAGGGATTATCTGATCTGGTTTGGTGTCCATCAGTTGAGGGGGGTTGGTCATTTCTTGTGTGGTTTCTAGGTGTTGCTGTGGTCTGCGAGCAAAGTCCGGTGTGGGTGTCAGCTGATGATTTAAAGCAGTGGCAGTCGGTGGCGTGATATCTTCAAacatctcatcatcatcatcctctgcaAAGACGAATGTGTCTCCACGAGCTGAGGGAGGAAAGAGATATCAGTGACATCTTTAGCTGCACCGCTTTTACTGTCTTTACCTTATCTTAATCCTTTGACGCCTGACCCAATtggcttgctttctttcaaaaacatagtgaGAGGGCAATgtgcaatttaacaagaaaataaaattgcaagaaattagtaagaagttacaagaaaattactggaaaaaaaaggaaaaagagaa
Encoded proteins:
- the LOC121963533 gene encoding vitronectin-like, giving the protein MFEDITPPTATALNHQLTPTPDFARRPQQHLETTQEMTNPPQLMDTKPDQIIPVTQKTSISQTDPSAQMLPSTAKHPTTDSAETTTVPVTTGTTAAPDPDAVACSGRPFDSFMQLKNGSIYAFRGDYCFELDQKSVLPGYPKLIKDVWGISGPIDAAFTRINCQGKTYIFKGNKYWRFDNGVLDEDYPRDISVGFDKIPDHVDAAFALPAPGHNGKEKVYFFK